In Planctomycetota bacterium, the following proteins share a genomic window:
- a CDS encoding prolyl oligopeptidase family serine peptidase — protein MTWRLILLLLVPAAQDPDREIRRELAARAAALEREFLPGVKSAEDFERLRPALRDAYFDMLGLRPLPERTPLEPRITGRVDAEGYTIEKLHFQSRPGLYVTGNLYLPRPASGRHPAILYLCGHSNRGRDGNKAAYQDHGIWFALHGYVCLTLDTLQLGEVAGIHHGTYREGRWWWHSAGYTPAGVECWNGIRGLDYLVSRPEVDPTRIGVTGISGGGAATFWISAADERVRAAAPVSGMADLVYYVGEDGVNGHCDCMFLYNTARWNWTTIAALISPRPLLFANSDQDPIFPMSANERVINRLETLYARFGAGDRVEAVVSIGGHAYRRDLRRAIFEFFNRHLKQDARPVEDPDAGFGPDGKHRHAGRELRVFPEDSDLPRDSLNARADEIFPVLSRPEAPAPGGFEPWRARLVSEIRKRVFAGLPEDPAPGRIPGAPGVGPSVADLPGAASAPPWMVVLNPDEPAGELPSWARPLVGGAAARVVAPRRGWTRKNPPNTVERSYVLLGTTVDAERVWDVRAALRADGRSWRLAGRGPAGILAAYAALLEPERAAAVTLVEPPASHREGPHFLGVLRALDIPDALGALAPRPLTLAGARDPAFDRTLEIYRAAGAEDRIERR, from the coding sequence ATGACCTGGCGTCTGATCCTTCTTCTTCTGGTCCCGGCGGCGCAGGATCCGGACCGCGAGATCCGGCGGGAACTCGCCGCGCGCGCCGCCGCGCTCGAACGGGAGTTCCTGCCGGGCGTCAAGTCGGCGGAGGACTTCGAGCGCCTCCGCCCTGCCTTGCGGGATGCCTACTTCGACATGCTCGGGCTGCGTCCCCTCCCGGAGCGCACACCCCTGGAACCCCGCATCACCGGACGCGTGGACGCGGAAGGCTACACGATCGAAAAGCTCCACTTCCAGAGCCGGCCCGGCCTTTACGTGACCGGCAATCTCTATCTGCCCCGTCCGGCTTCGGGACGCCACCCGGCCATCCTCTACCTCTGCGGCCACAGCAACCGGGGGCGCGACGGAAACAAGGCCGCCTACCAGGACCACGGAATCTGGTTCGCGCTCCACGGATACGTCTGCCTGACGCTCGACACGCTCCAGCTGGGCGAAGTGGCCGGAATCCACCACGGAACCTACCGCGAAGGCCGCTGGTGGTGGCATTCCGCGGGCTACACCCCGGCCGGCGTTGAATGCTGGAACGGGATCCGGGGCCTCGATTACCTCGTCTCGCGTCCGGAGGTGGATCCCACCCGGATCGGGGTCACCGGAATCTCCGGGGGCGGGGCGGCGACCTTCTGGATCTCCGCCGCCGACGAGCGCGTCCGCGCGGCCGCGCCCGTGAGCGGCATGGCCGACCTCGTCTACTACGTGGGCGAAGACGGCGTCAACGGCCACTGCGACTGCATGTTCCTCTACAACACCGCCCGCTGGAACTGGACCACGATCGCGGCGCTCATTTCTCCGCGACCGCTGCTTTTCGCCAATTCGGATCAGGACCCCATCTTCCCGATGAGCGCCAACGAGCGGGTCATCAACCGGCTCGAAACGCTCTATGCGCGCTTCGGCGCCGGGGACCGCGTGGAGGCGGTCGTCAGCATCGGCGGCCACGCCTACCGGCGGGACCTCCGGCGGGCGATCTTCGAGTTCTTCAACCGGCACCTGAAGCAGGACGCCCGTCCCGTCGAGGATCCCGATGCGGGGTTCGGTCCCGACGGCAAGCACCGCCACGCGGGCCGGGAGCTGCGCGTCTTCCCCGAGGATTCGGATCTGCCCAGGGACTCCCTCAACGCGCGCGCGGACGAAATCTTCCCCGTTCTTTCCCGTCCCGAGGCGCCGGCGCCCGGAGGGTTCGAGCCGTGGAGGGCGCGCCTGGTGAGCGAGATTCGGAAACGCGTCTTCGCGGGCCTTCCGGAAGATCCCGCCCCCGGTCGGATCCCCGGCGCCCCCGGAGTGGGCCCCTCCGTCGCGGACCTTCCGGGCGCCGCGAGCGCGCCGCCCTGGATGGTGGTTCTTAATCCCGATGAACCGGCGGGCGAGCTCCCCTCCTGGGCCCGCCCCCTCGTCGGAGGCGCCGCCGCGCGGGTGGTGGCTCCGCGACGCGGCTGGACGCGGAAGAATCCGCCCAACACCGTCGAGCGAAGCTACGTGCTCCTGGGCACGACGGTGGACGCCGAACGGGTCTGGGACGTGCGCGCCGCCCTGCGCGCCGACGGCCGTTCCTGGCGCCTGGCCGGGCGCGGGCCGGCGGGAATCCTGGCCGCGTACGCCGCGCTTCTCGAGCCGGAGCGCGCGGCGGCCGTCACGCTCGTCGAACCTCCCGCCTCGCATCGCGAGGGACCGCACTTCCTCGGGGTCCTGCGGGCACTCGACATCCCGGACGCCCTGGGCGCCCTGGCGCCCCGTCCTCTGACTCTGGCGGGCGCGCGGGATCCCGCCTTCGACCGCACGCTCGAAATCTATCGTGCCGCCGGAGCGGAGGACCGGATCGAGCGGAGATGA
- a CDS encoding carboxypeptidase regulatory-like domain-containing protein produces the protein MNRTLAVVAVLWAGCAAPPAPGGRATVSGRVVGPHGPIPNAFVYVKKGLEGLRFAPPSEPVIVDQRGLEFVPRVLGVRVGQPLRITSSDDTIHNVHSDTLENEGFNVNLLRDESVVRVFRRPEIMIVLKCDYHAHMRAYVGVVEHPYFAVTGSDGRFLFSDLPAGSYTLAAWVEESGVRELELQADPGTLREITLHF, from the coding sequence ATGAATCGAACCCTTGCGGTCGTGGCGGTCCTCTGGGCGGGTTGCGCCGCGCCGCCCGCTCCGGGCGGACGCGCGACGGTCTCGGGCCGGGTCGTCGGCCCCCACGGCCCGATCCCCAACGCCTTCGTCTACGTCAAGAAAGGGCTGGAGGGACTCCGCTTCGCCCCTCCCTCGGAGCCCGTGATTGTCGACCAGCGCGGCCTGGAATTCGTCCCCCGGGTCCTCGGAGTCCGCGTCGGCCAGCCCCTGCGGATCACGTCCTCGGATGATACGATTCACAACGTCCACAGCGACACGCTGGAGAACGAGGGGTTCAACGTGAATCTCCTCCGGGACGAAAGCGTCGTCCGCGTGTTCCGCCGGCCGGAGATCATGATCGTCCTCAAGTGCGACTATCACGCCCACATGCGCGCCTATGTCGGCGTGGTCGAGCATCCCTACTTCGCGGTCACGGGCTCCGACGGGCGTTTTCTTTTCTCCGACCTTCCCGCGGGAAGCTACACGCTGGCGGCGTGGGTCGAGGAGTCCGGAGTTCGCGAGCTCGAGCTTCAGGCGGATCCCGGCACGCTCCGGGAAATCACCCTCCACTTCTGA